In one Rhinopithecus roxellana isolate Shanxi Qingling chromosome 1, ASM756505v1, whole genome shotgun sequence genomic region, the following are encoded:
- the CCR9 gene encoding C-C chemokine receptor type 9 yields MTPTDFTSPIPNMADDYGSESTSSMEDYVNFNFTDFYCEKNNVRQFASHFLPPLYWLVFIVGALGNSLVILVYWYCTRVKTMTDMFLLNLAIADLLFLVTLPFWAIATADQWKFQTFMCKVVNSMYKMNFYSCVLLIMCISVDRYIAIAQAMRAHTWREKRLLYSKMVCFTIWVLAAALCIPEILYSQIKEESGIAVCTMVYPSDESTKLKSAVLTLKVILGFFLPFVVMACCYTIIIHTLIQAKKSSKHKALKVTITVLTVFVLSQFPYNCILLVQTIDAYVMFISSCAVSTNIDICFQVTQTIAFLHSCLNPVLYVFVGERFRRDLVKTLKNLGCISQAQWVSFTRREGSLKLSSMLLETTSGALSL; encoded by the exons ATGACACCCACAGACTTCACA AGCCCTATTCCTAACATGGCTGATGACTATGGCTCTGAATCCACCTCTTCCATGGAAGACTACGTTAACTTCAACTTCACTGACTTCTACTGTGAGAAAAACAATGTCAGACAGTTTGCGAGCCATTTCCTCCCGCCCTTGTACTGGCTCGTGTTCATCGTGGGTGCCTTGGGCAACAGTCTGGTCATCCTGGTCTACTGGTACTGCACAAGAGTGAAGACCATGACCGACATGTTCCTTTTGAATTTGGCAATTGCTGACCTCCTCTTTCTTGTCACTCTTCCCTTCTGGGCCATTGCCACTGCTGACCAGTGGAAATTCCAGACCTTCATGTGCAAGGTGGTCAACAGCATGTACAAGATGAACTTCTACAGCTGCGTGTTGCTGATCATGTGCATCAGCGTGGACAGGTACATCGCTATTGCCCAGGCCATGAGAGCACACACTTGGAGGGAGAAAaggcttctgtacagcaaaatggTTTGCTTTACCATCTGGGTATTGGCAGCTGCGCTCTGCATCCCAGAAATCTTATACAGCCAAATCAAGGAGGAATCTGGCATTGCTGTCTGCACCATGGTTTACCCTAGCGATGAGAGCACCAAACTGAAGTCAGCTGTCTTGACCCTGAAGGTCATTCTGGGGTTCTTCCTCCCCTTCGTGGTCATGGCTTGCTGTTACACCATCATTATTCACACCCTGATACAAGCCAAGAAGTCGTCCAAGCACAAGGCCCTAAAAGTGACCATCACTGTCCTGACCGTCTTTGTCTTGTCTCAGTTTCCCTATAACTGCATTTTGTTGGTGCAGACCATTGACGCCTATGTCATGTTCATCTCCAGCTGTGCCGTTTCCACCAACATTGACATCTGCTTCCAGGTGACCCAGACCATCGCCTTCCTCCACAGTTGCCTGAACCCTGTTCTCTATGTTTTTGTGGGTGAGAGATTCCGTCGGGATCTTGTGAAAACCCTGAAGAACTTGGGTTGCATCAGCCAGGCCCAGTGGGTTTCATTTACAAGGAGAGAGGGAAGCTTGAAGCTGTCGTCTATGTTGCTGGAGACAACATCAGGAGCACTCTCCCTCTGA